The following are encoded in a window of Eleutherodactylus coqui strain aEleCoq1 chromosome 12, aEleCoq1.hap1, whole genome shotgun sequence genomic DNA:
- the TRIL gene encoding TLR4 interactor with leucine rich repeats: MEKAILLVALVTSAACWSVEKCPEPCDCQHPQHILCSNRGLLSVPTSSHFVGSAAIKTFSLGGNFIANISAIDFSNYYNLQRLDLQYNQIQFIHPKAFEQLTHLEELYLGNNLLPTLTTNALLPLKKLKVLNVNSNRLHNVSRTSLANLASLVKLRLDSNNIQILHGSPFMGLSNLLYLHLENNKISNISKNAFVGLVKLRLLSLSGNPLNSLRYPIFLPLRSLSTLTMAGNDLQQLGPGVFNGLQRLSKLILNSNRISTLHSKALQGLGMLQELQLDGNSLSQLPEGLLASLQSLEVLNLSRNALSKLHPGTFNGLNRLRVLDLQHNMLSFLPGDIFSGNPTLYRLQLDANPWNCNCHLLGLKHWILGTLHSRSRMLTVFVQCMEPWEVAGKYLDYLNDTFLEGVGGCTLSTTPPGLATTIQEDGLVLHHSTNQRMSDTSIEPLDQTMKTVSKLHLVPPKSTLPSRGSTLLQTLVSVQKVAGTKGPLNTKREGGTRRQNIPQTDKKRNIKTSVGSRNPYGANQDLMNPGQLDPESQKQNPNTFQTATESLTQLHLKQVEAQIPTSYKLPHSIPTAEHFYEQPHETKEPPFEAKDLETTGTLPSAFDMTPSRDLNPESSQEVSIVETLHQSPLDSLQPSFDSVHPGHSETLHQFAPLGLSDPCEFNKLHLVNLSVESVGSSTARVRWRTSVTHTHGQVLFRVLYERFGQSGRFQRFIYPRGHAESLTLLELTGDTPYLVCIESIINGRACPVAPREHCVGLVTLPSEDERPVLNYQMLALGLLALNALLLLLGFIIWGSRKAHKKWCRRRAPVHVRQMYSTRRPYRSVGTGVSTDFSGFQSHRPRTAVCALGEADLIEFPGCDRFREGGNLHRDDLLQRFTD, from the coding sequence ATGGAGAAGGCTATATTGTTGGTGGCATTGGTGACTTCCGCTGCTTGTTGGAGTGTGGAGAAGTGCCCAGAACCATGTGATTGTCAACATCCACAACATATATTATGCTCCAACAGGGGGCTATTATCAGTTCCGACATCTAGTCACTTTGTTGGCTCCGCTGCCATTAAAACCTTCAGCTTGGGAGGAAACTTTATCGCCAACATAAGTGCCATAGACTTTTCTAATTATTATAACTTACAGAGGCTTGACCTGCAGTACAATCAGATACAGTTCATTCATCCCAAGGCATTCGAGCAGCTCACTCACCTGGAAGAACTGTACCTTGGCAACAATTTGCTTCCTACACTTACTACTAATGCTTTGTTGCCACTTAAGAAGCTTAAAGTCCTGAATGTGAACAGCAACCGGCTTCACAACGTCAGCCGTACTAGTCTAGCTAACTTGGCGTCACTCGTTAAGCTACGACTGGACAGTAATAACATCCAGATACTGCATGGTTCTCCTTTCATGGGTCTCTCTAATCTGCTTTACCTGCATCTGGAAAACAACAAAATTAGCAATATCAGTAAAAATGCCTTTGTAGGACTTGTGAAACTGCGTCTATTGAGCCTGTCGGGAAACCCCTTGAATTCTTTGCGATATCCTATATTTTTGCCATTGCGCTCTCTAAGCACATTAACCATGGCTGGAAATGACCTACAGCAACTGGGACCAGGTGTTTTCAATGGATTACAAAGGCTTTCCAAGCTCATTCTCAACTCCAACAGGATTTCTACACTACATAGCAAGGCTCTGCAAGGACTTGGCATGCTGCAGGAGCTGCAACTGGATGGCAACTCACTGTCCCAGCTTCCTGAAGGCCTCTTGGCATCGTTGCAAAGTTTGGAAGTGCTGAACCTGAGCCGGAATGCCCTGTCAAAATTGCACCCTGGAACTTTTAATGGACTAAATCGGCTAAGGGTGTTGGATTTGCAGCATAATATGTTGAGTTTTCTGCCTGGGGATATTTTTTCTGGAAATCCAACTCTTTACCGGTTACAGCTGGATGCAAATCCATGGAACTGTAACTGTCACTTATTGGGACTTAAGCACTGGATTCTTGGGACCCTGCATTCACGTAGCCGCATGTTAACGGTGTTTGTGCAGTGCATGGAGCCTTGGGAAGTTGCAGGGAAATATTTGGACTACCTTAATGATACCTTTTTAGAGGGAGTAGGAGGTTGCACACTCAGCACCACACCTCCAGGACTGGCTACCACCATACAAGAAGATGGTTTAGTTTTGCATCATTCTACAAACCAGAGGATGAGTGATACAAGTATTGAACCTTTAGACCAGACAATGAAAACCGTTTCCAAGCTTCATTTAGTACCTCCTAAATCGACACTCCCATCAAGAGGTTCCACTTTGCTCCAAACCCTAGTGTCTGTGCAAAAGGTGGCGGGCACAAAGGGACCTCTAAACACAAAAAGGGAAGGGGGTACTAGACGTCAAAATATACCACAAACGGATAAAAAGCGAAATATAAAAACTTCTGTTGGATCAAGGAATCCTTATGGAGCTAATCAAGACTTGATGAACCCCGGCCAACTGGATCCAGAGTCTCAGAAGCAAAATCCTAATACATTCCAGACTGCAACTGAGTCATTAACACAATTACATCTCAAGCAAGTTGAGGCTCAAATCCCAACATCCTACAAGTTGCCTCATAGTATTCCTACAGCTGAACATTTCTATGAGCAGCCCCATGAGACCAAAGAACCTCCCTTCGAAGCAAAGGACTTGGAGACCACTGGCACTTTGCCGTCAGCATTTGACATGACACCTAGTAGGGATTTGAATCCTGAATCGAGCCAGGAGGTGTCCATAGTAGAGACCTTGCATCAAAGTCCGCTTGACTCTTTGCAGCCATCATTTGATTCGGTTCATCCTGGCCACAGTGAAACACTGCATCAGTTTGCTCCCTTAGGCCTCTCTGACCCATGTGAATTTAATAAGCTGCATCTAGTGAATCTCTCGGTGGAATCTGTAGGCAGTAGCACAGCTCGTGTACGTTGGCGAACCTCAGTCACTCATACCCATGGACAAGTCTTATTCAGGGTGCTGTATGAGCGTTTTGGGCAGAGTGGTCGTTTTCAGCGTTTTATCTATCCTCGGGGTCATGCCGAATCTTTAACTTTGCTGGAGCTCACAGGAGATACTCCATATTTGGTGTGTATTGAGAGTATAATTAATGGTCGAGCTTGTCCGGTGGCCCCTAGGGAACATTGCGTAGGGCTTGTGACTTTACCTTCAGAAGATGAGCGACCTGTACTAAATTACCAAATGTTAGCCTTGGGGCTACTAGCCCTCAATGCTTTGCTGCTTTTGCTCGGGTTTATTATCTGGGGTTCTAGGAAAGCGCACAAGAAATGGTGTCGCAGAAGAGCCCCCGTCCATGTACGTCAAATGTACTCTACACGACGGCCCTACAGGTCTGTGGGGACTGGAGTTTCCACTGATTTCTCAGGTTTTCAGTCACATCGACCCCGCACGGCCGTATGTGCTCTAGGAGAGGCAGACCTCATTGAGTTTCCTGGCTGTGATCGGTTCAGAGAGGGAGGAAATCTACACAGAGATGATCTCCTGCAAAGGTTCACAGATTGA